The following is a genomic window from Cryptococcus depauperatus CBS 7841 chromosome 2, complete sequence.
CCATTCATTCCCAGAGCTCTCAAGATTGGATTCACTCATCTGCTCCTCCTCCTGCACAAAGCTGATGAGATTGGTCCTTGGACTCTGCCTTCCTGGTGGGCTGAGGACCCCGAGGGCGATGGTCTCGACGGCCGAGGAATCTATGGTGCCGTTGCTTCGACCGGCTCTGATTGAGCTGCTCGAGTGTATTGTTGGCACGACTTATTAACCAAGTATGAATGAACAGCGTCGAGCTGGATTGTTGTGATTACGATTAGGAGCAAAGAGTACCATGTCATGTATTTGAGTCAACCAATGTTGATATACATTATACTATCGTTCATGTATACGCTTActgaaagaggatgatgacCAGTGTTGCTCACAAAGTACTAATTATTTTCAGAAAACGTTAACCATTGAGCTGGAATGGATGTCGTGTTGACATGATGAAGTCCTGTTCTTCTGTAACGAGACCATTCATTTTAGAAATTCCTTTCCCATTTTTTCAATATCTCTCTCTAGTTGGTCAAAATTCAGCCTCTGCTCAAAGAAGTGATTGATTCTTTCGaattctttcaatttgTGCAATGCATAATCATCTACATTGTGTATTTCTATCTTGATAATTTATCCCAGTTTCTCATATTGAGACCAAAGCTTCCAAACTTGAATATGATGTCTTTTCCCAAGTAATTCAAGGTGTCAGacatggaaagaaaagtacCAATCTCTAAAGTCAAAATCCTAGACCAGGCAGCAGACGAACAGAATGTCATTAGAGAATCTATCAATTCGTGTTTCTCTTGTTCAGCTGTTtccactttttcttcatttttctttatacTTTCGATAGCTCTTTATATGCCAAAGATTGACCTCGTTTTAGTCTCTAAGCATTAGTTACATCTTTTGTCAAATAAACCTATCAATCAATGTTATTAATTTGCCAATCTCTTATCGAAAGTTTGAATCATTACTTTTACCTTTGTAACCAGCACCCCATGGTTGACGAATTAttcatatctctttttAGCCAGTGGTCGATGATGGCGAAAAGTAAGATGGGATGAGCGTAGATCTGAAGACATGTGCAGTCAAAAGAATAGATTTGTTGGAATGGAGGGATGACTTTTTGAGAGACTTTGTTTGAACAAGATAAAAGGTAAACTTCACGTCTGGTTTACAATAGCAAACTCATGGAGTGTGAGGGAAGGAGCAGAGCTTCCATGACCGAAATCATTTGTATTCACGCCTACGTTAGACGTTTCGCTTCTGAAGGTGTTTGTCTCTGAGAAAGTAAGAAAGCTGGTGTTGAGAAATTTCCCTTGACGTTACGACTTTCACTTCTTTtacttctttttatttGCTGCTAAAGACGCTAGCTGTTGTTGAGGCTGGCTATCGTGGAAAACAACTCCATTTTGGCTTTTCAGTATTAAGGATAATACAGCATGTTGAGATGGTAGAGAACGGGTGTAATAGGCTTGGTCTTGCTAATACTATTGCTGGGGACAACTTTCGTCGTCTGTAATTGATCGCTTGAGTAATATTAAGTCAGGTTGAGCAAACGAATGGCAAAAGGTATCAAGAGGTAATTGCAAAGATTACAAATAGGAGAAACTTGCCTCGTGAGGTATGCTGTGAACTAGTTCGAGACAAGGCTATTCAATAAAGACAGAATGTAGTCGTTTCATTTTCATATCTTTGACAAAGGTAGCATCAAGACTTTGATAGGCGACCCACAGCATGTTATCCATATGCGTGACTACGACGATATGGCATTTCGTGTTACTCTATGTATATCAGTTTAATGTACCCACTCAAGATATCTCGTATAGTCAACTACCCCTTTCTCATGATTCACCTTCACGTTTAGAGCTGCTCCAATCCCATGGTCCAAAAGCCAGCTTCAAGCCTTACACACTCTTGGAAGATTTTTGTCAGTCTATCGAGTTTTTCAGGCGTCGGGGGATCTTGAGCAACGCGACGTTCAAGATTTGCTTGGTCATGGTCAGAATCTCTTGTAGTGCCAatcaagtttgaaagaattgaaacaCACCTATGCCCCTATTGACAGCATCCAGAAATTCCCGGCCCCCATAGTCAGATATCCATCGGGCATAGATGTTGCCTTCGATTTTTGCCTCGCCAATCTCTACCTGCTTTTGTAACCACAAGCCGACTTCCCCATAGCCAACCAAGCAAGACGCAACAGCAATATAGAGATCGAGAATATCACCTTGGGTGCCAATGTCAATCACATAACGTGCATATGCTGAGCAATAGGCTGATTCTGGTGTAGCTATGAGAGTCGCAAGATCGATACCAAATTGCTTGCAGTACTGTTCACAAACAGTTAGCAATCACATGTCATTTCGCAAAGCACTGGACACACATTGACATGCATAGCCGATTCTCTGGCAATATGCAATGATATCTCTGAGAACGCCTTGATATCTTCAAAACTATCGGCCTTATATGCGCCGAGTGCATGAGCGCGAGCATCTACtctttgtcaatcttttctctttccttttcgtTTCTGAAATTACGCTTACAATGTTTGAGGTAATGGTAGTCCTGCTTGATGTAATGGGCAAAACATTCCTTGGGCAGGGTGCCTTTTCCAAGCTGGACGACAAACGGATGTTGAACATACGATTTCCACAAGGGCAAGTCAGATTGAATCAGATGGGTAAGGAAAGGATGGGGGTTATGGTCTGTAGGCCTGCGATAACACGTCAGTATTGTGCATCTACCTAGTCTCCCATACATACGGAGGAAGAGCACGACGGAACGTCAGGTATCCATGATTCAAGGGAGCATGACCATTGCCgaatggaaaagaggtAGCAATGGCAGACTGAGTGTATTTGATGGCTCGTTTGAACACGGCGATTGTGTCGCTGGCTTTGGGATAATCAGCGGCGGAACAAAGAGCATCTACATAGAACTCACAAGCGTTTCCAGAGCCAAAAGTAGCATAGGAACAAGCGATGGCTGAGCTCAATGTACATCCCGTCCCATGGTTGCTTGAGCTATCCACCTTCTTGCCAACAAACATAGCTTCCACTTTGCCATTCTTCACCAAAATATCCACCACTAGCTCCCTAGGCCTCTGCGCGTTCATGTTGAGGGACTTTACATATTCATTGCAAATCTCAACGGTATCACCCTCATCGTCCCCTTCTTCCCAGACGATGGGATGCTTACCAACATACTCGAGGACCTCTGAACgggagaaggagaggtgGCCGCCTTTGAGAAGGACATAAAGCGACCTGACACGTTCATTCGTCTTGACAGCCAGATCAACCATCTCCACGAGGCTTCCGACTTTGCCCGTCCACTGCGACAGCCTGATAGCCTCGGGAATGTTGGGTGTTAGATAATCCACATAGGGATACAACTCAAACAAAGCCTCGACAGCATCAGAAGGGAGCAATTCATGACCACTGGTGGAAACCATGACAGGATCGAGTACTATGGTGGCGTCAATCTTGGCAATTTCCTGAGCGATAGCCTTGATGGTTTCGGCGCATGTAAGCATGCCAATTTTGATGGCAACGGGAGGTATGTCAGACATGACTGATCGCAGCTACAGCGCCTCATTACCCACTGTTGCGCCCTGCGACACACAAGACATACCTGCTGCACAACAAAGTCTGTTGGAACCACATGAACTGCCTGGATACCCAGCGTATTTTGAGCCGTCAAACCAGTGAAAATGGAAGATCCATAACACCCGAATGCTTCAATCGTCTTCAAATCGGCCTACACCCATCAACCTCTACCATATTAGCACTATGATTCGCTTACTTGTACACCAGCACCACCACTAGAGTCACTCCCTATAGCACATTCAGCTGGCAGTCACGCAGAGTCCCTCCCTACCCGCAATAGTCATGATATGAGGCTTCTGAATAGGCTCCAAATGCAAAGCTTGCGTCGTAGTCATCTTTGCTGTCTTTTAAATGCAATGGAATATTTTGAAATATAAAATCGAATTCTCATCTTTAAATGACAACGAGGTCAAGATGTTGCGGGGCCCCACAGGGCGAGGAGTCGGTAGACATAACCGACAAGACGTTACGTAATGAGACGGTGTTAAGAAATCTACATTTACTCCATTCAAGAGTAGTATATCTTATCGttcttttatcttatcaGCTATccttttatttcttctccCATTTCTCGCCGCCCTCGGCAACCCATGCCACCCAACCACGTCGATAATCTTGAGGACTCTGGCTATCATCCAATACCAAGCATGTAACCCCTTGGCCGATAAGGCTGTCTCCATTCAGACAATGTACCCGCCACTCCGCTGATGTCTTGTTCTATCTCTTCGCATGCAGCTTCAAACTCCTTTCACAGCTACAAGAGCGCTGTTACTCTGCTCTTCAAGTGCAAGACTCCCATCTGAAGGCACTCCAACTATCGCCAGTGTCAATATCGATTAGACGTTTGCCTTTTAAGAAATTTCATCCACATCTCTATCCCGCTGCAGCAACACGGAACCCTCCATCGCGATTCTCCCATCCACGCAAACAATCTTGCATACTCGTATCCATTCTGCTCATCCCAATCAAGACAATCTCCAGACGACCCATTTCGATTCCATTCAAAACCGACTTCTTTTGTAGAGAGATTTTTGCTAAAACCTGCCACGACATATCTTCCCGAAACGATCTGGCTTTTAAAAAAAGTCCGCAAAGGGCTCACGATGTTGTATAATGAACAAGCGACATCCCTTTGTGTCGGGATCTGGTGGAGAGTTGAAGAAGCCTTCTCAAGCTTGGAGTGCACTGTTGTACGGCGGACTATATAATTCATGACTATTAGTATCGAGTCTTTACCACATGCGAAATTTTTGCGACTCCAAGAGACACTTGTAAACGTCTGTTCTTTAGGAGATTTCAGCTGGAGCATTGAAATGAGCGGTAATGATGGGAATCGCTCTGACATAGAGGTTAGTACCACCGGATCGGAGAATAAAACGTCAAGCGGATCCCAAGGACCACACATATCGTTGGATTCAATCTTGAGTCCTAGTAATGTTTTTGCACAGGGTAGATTCAAATCTGCTCAGTTTCAGCTTATCTGTCATGGTTTAGAAATTGCTTTGGATCCGTCGGTCGGAGATGAGGGCAATAGAGGTACAGCAGCAAGCGGTCCGTCGTCGACCACTGTAAATCCGCCAACGACGAACGACAATGAAACCGAAAACGGAAGCTCGTGAGAACTTTCTTTGGCAAAAGCGAAGGCACTTGAGACTGATTCAAGATCCCATCGGTAGGGCTTGAGTTTATTGAAGAGCACTGGGATCAGTACTTTGAAAATTTTGAAACAACCTATGAATCACATCCTGCTTCCGAAGCAAGCCAACACAACAGAGCGGGCAGCAAACACTCAACCAAACGAGCGTAGCTAGTAAATCGACACTTGGCCCACTTCAACTGTAACAACGAGTAGACGATGTATTGACCCTTCCATAGAGATCGACTTTCTCGAGTTCCGAGTCATGCATTGGAGTCTTGGGTTATTGCCTGCACATGAATTGACTAAAATGGTAGATGGGTCATTGCCGCGGAGAGCGAGCCGATCTCCGTGCTTGTTTTGACTTCTATAAGATGTATATCTTCCTGatctttgccatttttGTATTGCACTGTCGTCCAAGATACACACCTCGCTGTATAACGCACCTGCAAGTTTCTGGCGCATGCGTCAAATCGCCACCACACTGTTGTCATAACGTTGGAATTATTggatggaatataggcaaacAATAGGAATGCAACTCggattgcattattgtgaccttttcgtacagagcgtgCATTCtaattattgctaatattcatgacaactATCTGGAAAGGTTTGAGGGATATATGTGGAGTGTCGAGGTTGAACGTTCCGTCAGGATTCAGATGGTTATTGGATCTTACCATTGGAGTCTTTGGACGGGAGTAGCTTGAGCAACATGTGTGCAACTGGAATACACTGGGCCAGCTATCAcgattcattctctgggatATATCAACCACCATCCGTTTTATCCTCTCCGCTTCTGCGTCCTCCCACAACGTTCCCAGCCCAACCCACTCCACCATGTCTTCTGATACAGATTCACAAACCAAAGTCCTGAATCCGAATACAACTATTCCCAACGAAAAAGTTTTGTCGAGGCATGAGTCGTGGATAGACGCAAAGTGGGATGGATGTGGACATATGAACATCTCCGTATGTCGATGACGTGTTATTAATCTCTCACAGGTAGTCACTTCCGCCGCGGTAATGTCTATCCGGACATTGCTTGTATCTCCGCCGTTCttgtttccatctccaataTATAAACTTGTGCTTGTAGGTGTAATCCTTTCTCCAGAAATGTATTGTGCGTCAAACGATTAACGCTTGCTTTgatctttcatctttccattttgCAACGTTTGTTCGTCTATCCAGCTTTTAGTTGTCCTCAATCCGCCTACCCAAGTGTGACATTCGCATCTGTTCTCTTTCCTGTCCCAGAACAACTCTCAGCCGACTCTGCCGTCAACTCCGCCTTTCAACACCTTGCTTTCAGGTGCGTCGCTCGACACTCCACCCATCCGTCGTATACTGACCTTGTCGTTTCTTTCGTTCCAGCTTATCCAGCCATTCCGTCCATCCGCAACGAGTCAGCTCTTTTCCCGTTGGCAGGCTCTCAACGCTGACCGCTCATTCCGCAGTGTCGCTTGACTCGTCCTACGAACTCAGCGAGGACGAGCTCGACTCATGCAGAGACGACTCTCGCACAATGGCCACCTGGTTTCccgtctcttcttcctccaccTTTGTTCCCTTCTCGCCTGCCGCCTACCATCTCGACCTACTCAGCCTTGACCAAGCCAAGCTGGACTATGTCTCTCACGCGAGACGCCTCTCCGCCTATTACGCCAACGCCGCATACGACTTTTACGGCACTCCCAGCGCTGCTCTGTGTGTCTACAAGAACGGAGATGCCTGGCCTGTACGCACCGGTCCCGAGGCGTGGCGGACCATCAGAGAGGCTCGCGGCGTCCATGGCCATCCTATGCAAGCCGTCTGGAGTGAGCTCGGCGAGCGTGTCTGCGCTCTGCTCGACGACAAGCAGGTTCGCTGGACATCGATAGACGTCGTCTCCTTTGCTGAGGCGGGTGATAAGCCATTCAGCCTGCCCCTCATCTGGATCGGTGTCGAACCGGAGTCGCTCGCCTACGAGCTTGCTAATACGGCGGCCGAGGCGGTCCACTTCTTGATAACGGAGGCTGGCTTCAGTGACTTTGAGGTTGGCTTCCGTGAGTCCGTCGTGACCCGCTCTGTCATTGGCCCCAAGCTGCTCTCCTTTGACCCGATCAAAGACTCTGTTCCCGAGTTCCGCAAGCCCTTCACTCCCGCACTAGGTCTCTCCATCGCGTCTTTCAAGACTCCTCACTTTGAGGGTACCGGCGCTCTCTACTTGCGCGAGAGCAAGGATAGCAAGCGtgtcttcctcctcaccTGTGCCCACGTCGCCCGAcctctttccatctatCACAACAAGGGCCTCGCTCGCAAGACAAAGAACCATCCCCGCGAGCGGATCGTCGTCCTCGGCTATTCGGGCTATGACAGCGTCCTCACTCACAGGACGTGCGCCATTGGCAACCTGGACAGCTCTATCAGGGCGTGGCAGGCCGTCCTTCGCCGACTGGGTGAGCCCAAGGAAGGTGAGGATGAGTCGATCAAGAGGCAACGAGATGAACACTTGGCGCGGGTGGAGAGAGCGAGGAGGGAAATCGACGAGATTGCACAGTTCCGCTCCGAGGTTACCCGCCCATGGTCCATTCCGGACCGGCGTGTTATTGGCGAGGTCGTCCACGTCGAGCCTATCGAAGCCAACGTCGCACCCAACAGGTTCTCAACGGACTGGGCTCTCATCGAGCTCTACGACAAAAAGTTCGACTGGGACACGTTTCCGGGAAACAAAGTGTACATTGGTACGTTTTCCATCTCGGCTGGTGTCGACTCGTCGTTTGGGCTGACCATTGGATTCCTCTGCAGGAGGCAATCTCCCATTGGTGGACTACTGTTGGCGTATGTTCCCCCAGCCGGAGAACGAGGCCAAGTACGAGTACCCATTGGACGGTCTTCAGGCGTTAGGCGACATCcagctggaagagatcCGCAATCCCCAGCAGCTCGACGCCAACGGAGAACCGTGTCTTCCCGTCGTCAAGAACGGTCTCGCGACGGGCACCACCATCGGTCGAGTCACGGGGATGGAGTCTTTCTTCCGCATCTACAACGAGCACGGGATTGAGGAGACGTCGAGGG
Proteins encoded in this region:
- a CDS encoding phosphomethylpyrimidine kinase, producing MTTTQALHLEPIQKPHIMTIAGSDSSGGAGVQADLKTIEAFGCYGSSIFTGLTAQNTLGIQAVHVVPTDFVVQQLRSVMSDIPPVAIKIGMLTCAETIKAIAQEIAKIDATIVLDPVMVSTSGHELLPSDAVEALFELYPYVDYLTPNIPEAIRLSQWTGKVGSLVEMVDLAVKTNERVRSLYVLLKGGHLSFSRSEVLEYVGKHPIVWEEGDDEGDTVEICNEYVKSLNMNAQRPRELVVDILVKNGKVEAMFVGKKVDSSSNHGTGCTLSSAIACSYATFGSGNASSDTIAVFKRAIKYTQSAIATSFPFGNGHAPLNHGYLTFRRALPPPTDHNPHPFLTHLIQSDLPLWKSYVQHPFVVQLGKGTLPKECFAHYIKQDYHYLKHYARAHALGAYKADSFEDIKAFSEISLHIARESAMHVNYCKQFGIDLATLIATPESAYCSAYARYVIDIGTQGDILDLYIAVASCLVGYGEVGLWLQKQVEIGEAKIEGNIYARWISDYGGREFLDAVNRGIANLERRVAQDPPTPEKLDRLTKIFQECVRLEAGFWTMGLEQL